From a single Brassica oleracea var. oleracea cultivar TO1000 chromosome C5, BOL, whole genome shotgun sequence genomic region:
- the LOC106292703 gene encoding 60S ribosomal protein L17-1, which translates to MVKYSQEPDNSTKSCKARGADLRVHFKNTRETAHAIRRLPLNKAKRYLEDVIAHKQAIPFTRFCRGVGRTAQAKNRHSNGQGRWPAKSAQFVLDLLKNAESNAEVKGLDVDALFISHIQVNQAAKQRRRTYRAHGRINPYMSNPCHIELILSEKEEPVKKEPETQLAAKSKKGASS; encoded by the exons ATG GTGAAGTACTCCCAGGAGCCCGACAATTCCACCAAAT CTTGCAAGGCGAGGGGAGCTGATCTCAGGGTCCACTTCAAG AACACTAGGGAGACAGCGCACGCCATAAGAAGGCTGCCATTGAACAAGGCCAAGAGGTACTTGGAAGACGTGATAGCTCACAAGCAAGCTATCCCCTTCACACGTTTCTGTCGTGGTGTTGGCCGTACTGCTCAGGCTAAGAACAGGCATTCAAACGGTCAAGGTCGATGGCCTGCTAAATCTGCTCAGTTCGTTCTTGATCTCCTCAAGAATGCTGAGAGCAATGCTGAGGTCAAAGGTTTGGATGTTGATGCACTTTTCATATCTCACATCCAAGTGAACCAAGCAGCAAAACAGAGGCGGAGGACATACCGTGCTCATGGAAGAATCAATC CTTACATGTCAAACCCATGCCACATTGAGTTGATATTGTCAGAGAAGGAAGAGCCTGTTAAAAAAGAG CCAGAGACTCAGTTGGCAGCGAAGTCAAAGAAAGGAGCCTCGTCTTGA